One genomic window of Tachypleus tridentatus isolate NWPU-2018 chromosome 12, ASM421037v1, whole genome shotgun sequence includes the following:
- the LOC143233474 gene encoding uncharacterized protein LOC143233474: protein MAVDNKTTSSIQIEKPSSNKRRWRKLCDKLASFLGFHIPQSNLDPILRSRTKHTLCKNSDVYTDSFQNADIMPSWSQQMMLWNSDLCHSVDDLLIIQSHCDDRMLTIEGLRCHYSCCFSCGVNWADSHVSLDCFECGGYAMQRPCLVCDGKCKSVWSRNVTASHDSRQAKWEGRCYRSSGKLQDLRKGFKQDDNCEFLTKDWKELRQNL from the exons ATGGCAGTAGATAACAAAACAACATCGAGTATACAGATTGAAAAACCATCATCAAATAAGAGACGATGGAGAAAACTTTGTGATAAACTGGCTTCATTTTTAG GTTTTCATATTCCTCAATCAAATTTGGACCCCATACTTCGGTCTAGAACAAAACATACGCTTTGTAAAAACAGCGACGTTTACACCGACAGCTTTCAAAACGCAGATATAATGCCAAGTTGGAGTCAACAAATGATGCTTTGGAATAGTGATCTTTGTCACAGTGTGGATGACCTGTTAATCATCCAGTCTCACTGCGATGACAGAATGCTAACAATAGAGGGACTTCGTTGTCATTACAGTTGTTGTTTCTC GTGTGGGGTGAATTGGGCTGACAGTCACGTATCTTTAGATTGTTTTGAGTGTGGTGGGTACGCTATGCAACGTCCCTGTCTCGTGTGTGATGGCAAGTGCAAAAGTGTCTGGAGCAGAAATGTGACTGCA TCTCATGACAGTAGGCAGGCCAAGTGGGAAGGCCGTTGTTACAGATCATCTGGAAAGCTACAAGATCTCCGCAAAGGTTTTAAACAGGACGATAATTGCGAGTTCTTGACGAAAGATTGGAAAGAACTGAGGCAAAATTTATAA